The DNA sequence TATTCAGATGTTCCTGATAACCTTTTTTGTTGCTTGTTCCTTTTTCCGATTCGATGATGTTGTGAGCAGCATTCCGACCCATAAATTCAGCAATGTGTCCTTGTTTTGCAATCCATTCAGGCCCTTCAATGGCGGCGATATCACCAATTGCATACACATCGGGCAATCCGCGAACCTGACAAAAATTATCGATCTGGATAAAACCAGCCTCGGTTAATGGCAAATCGCTGGCTTGTAATACGCTGTGCCCTGCCGAAGCCGGAATGAACAATATCAGGTCGGCTTCAAGCTTCGATTCGTCTTCAAATACAACCGATCCGGGTTCGAATCCGGTAATCTTTTTACCAAAACGTTTACCAACCTGGTACCTGTCGAACAATTTATTGAGCATGGGTAGCGCACCTTTACCCATTCTGGCGCCAGGTTCTTCCATCGGGGCAAAGAATGTCAATTCAAAGTTTTGTCTGATGCTTTTCTTTTTCAGGAGATTGTGAATGTTAAACATCAATTCAAATCCAGGTCCTCCACGAACTGCCGATTTATCTTTCGGATTTCCTCCAAAGCCAACTGCAATTTTTCCGCTTCCTTTCTGAATTAACGCATCAATTTCGTCGCGAATGGCCAGTGAAACTTCTGGTTTGCCACAAATAGACAAGGTGTTTTCAATTCCTTTGTGCTTCATTTTGTCGGCGCCAAAAGCAACAACCAAATAATCGTATTTCAGTGTCTGGTTTTCGCACACCACCTGATGATCGGCAGAATGAATCTCTTTAACCTTATCAATGACCAATTCAAATGGATATTTTCTCCGGATATCTGCCAGCGGTACTTTCACATCGTTGAACTCGGCATTGCGTACCGGAACCCAAATGGAAATCGGATAGATGTACAGATAATCCCGGTCAGAAACTAAGGTCACTTCAAATTGATTGCTTTTTTGCAATTCAATAGCAGTTTGTACTCCGGCAAAACCGCCACCAAGAATTAATACTTTCTTCATCCGAATAGATTTATCAGATTTTATTATTCAGGCTCATCCACCGGCCACCATTGTGGACATTGCTAAAACCATTTGAAGTCAAAATTCCCTTTGCTGAAGCGCTTCTCATTCCTGATTCACAGCACGTAATGATGGGGCGTTTTTTGTCTTTTAACTTGCTCATATTTTTATGCAGTTGCTCAACCGGAATATTGACAGATCCCCTGATGTGCCCCGATCCATATTCACCTTTGGTGCGAACATCTAAAATGATTGCTCCATCTTTCACTAACTGGGCATAATCGATTGTTTTTACACCTAAAAATTTCTTAATTGATTCAAACATAGTTGTTTATTTATATGGTGTGTTTATTAATTTTTACCGGACAAACCATGATCCATCATCGCTTTGAAGTAGTCGCTTTCGTGGCAACCTTCTACCACGTTAACCAGTTCTCCTTTCACAAAAAGTAACAACGATGGTTCATTTTCAATACGATAAACCGAATGAATATCGCGTACCTGGCTCACATCAGCAATAAAAACCGAAATGGTTTGGCTTAAGTGCAAGGCTTCGGTGATACTCCTGAATGCACATCTTGAAAATTCGTTTTCAGGGTTGTGAATCAGTAAGGCTACACGATCGTGCCCTTCCATTTTTTGACTAAAATCGGCATAAGAAAAAACGTTTTGCATAGGTTTAGATTTATTCGTGCGATTATCTCTGTCTCATCATTTGCATAATTCCACCGCCGTTTTTTACTTTCGTAAAACCGAATTGTTGTAAAACCCGTTGCCCATAAGCAGAGCGTGCTCCTGAAGCGCAGTAGAGGGTAATTTCGCGTGATTTACTTCCTAATTCGCTGATTCGAGCTTGCAATTCATCCAACGGAATATTGATTGCTCCAGGATATGCACCACCTGCAAATTCTTGTGGTGTGCGAACATCAACCACGATTGGTTCGTTTGAAGTATCTGCAGTAGAAGGCTTGGCATTTCGATGAGCCATCATTGCTGCAAGTCCGCCACCATTTGTTACATGTACATAGCCAACCTGCATCAACATGCGTTGCGCATAGGCCGAACGTGCTCCTGAAGCGCAGTACACAACAATTTCGCGTGCCGCGTTATCGCCCAATTCTTCAAACCGAACCATCAATTCATCCAGCGGAATGTTGATTGCACCTGGATAAGCTCCGTCCTCGAATTCTTCAGGAGTGCGAACATCAACCACTATCGGAGAATTTATATCTTTTGCTTTTTCAACTGGTTTTTCTTCCACTTTCGATGCTTCTTCTTCCAATGATTTCACTTCAACAGAGAGAAGATTTATTTCGAGATTTTTAAATCCAATAGTACGAGCTTGTCGCTGTAGCGAAGTGTGTCCGCCTGAAATGTTGGTAACATCTGTGAATCCAGCGCCTAACAAAGTCCGAAGTGCCTGATGTCCTTTTTTACCAGTTTCGTCGTAAACAATTACAGAGTGTCCAACCGGGATATTTTCAATTTGCTCTGCCAACAATTCCAACGGAATATGAACAGCGCCTTTTATATGGCTTTTCTCGAAAGCGAAAACATCGCGAACATCAACAAATACCGGGTTTTTACCTTCAGTGAATGAGTCAAGTTCAGAAACAGTTACAGATGGACTGAATCCTAAAATCCGGTTTTCGGCGGTATAGGCAGCCATGTTGATTGCATCGTTTGCTGTTCCGATTGGTGGCGAGTAGGCAAAGTCAATATCGGCCAAATCGCTAATTGTCAGCTTTGCCGCTGCCGCAGTTGCAATTACGTCCAGGCGTTTGTCGGCGCCTTTGTAACCTGCAGTTTGTCCACCTAGAATAATTCCTGTGTTTCGGTCGTATATCAACATAGCAGTTACGGTTTCGGCACCTGGATAATACGAGGTATGATGTTCTTTGTGAACGACCACTGAATCAGCATCCAATCCTGCAGCACGGGCTTGTTTTAGCGAGAATCCGGTTATTCCGGCAACTGCCTCGAAAACGCGAACCACCGAAGTTCCGATTGCACCTTTGTACGGGTGACTTCCGCCTAACGCATTTTCAGCGGCAATTCGTCCCTGACGGTTTGCTGGTCCGGCCAATGGAATACGTACTTTTTTACCGTTCACACGATGTTCGATTTCGACCATGTCGCCTGCAGCAAAAATATCGGGATCGGAAGTTTGCAATTGCGAATTGACGAGCAAACCACCAGCATCACCGATTTCGAGATCAGCGTCTTTTGCCAGTTGCAGGGTAGGACGAACTCCAATCGAGAGCAAAACCATATCGGAATCAAGCACTTTTCCATTATCGAGTTTCACCGAGCGTGAACCGATTTCAGTAACACCGGCATTTGTATGAATTCCAACTCCGTACGAAAGCATTTCAGTTTCAATAAATCCGGCAGTTTCAGCTTCCATAATGCCCATTACATGAGGCATCATTTCCACCACATTCACCTTCAACCCTCTTTTAACCAGAGCTTCTACCATTTCGAGACCAATAAAACCACCCCCAACAACAACCGCGTTTTTAGGCTTCTTTTCTTCCAGATAGTTCGAAATCTTATCCATGTCTTCAAGTGTCCACAGCGTAAAAACATGATTCTGATCGGCTCCGGAAATGGTTGGTTTTATTGGCCGGCCACCTTGCGCCAAAATTAATTTGGTGTATTCAAATGTTTTTTGCTCACCTGTTTGGCTGTTAGTGGTTTTCACCTGATGCGATTTCTTGTCGATTGACGATACCGCTGTATTTACGTGCACTTCAACGTCGTATTGTTCTTTGAAACTTTCAGGGCTCTGTAGAATCAGTTTCGAACGGCTTTTGATGTCGCCTCCAATGTAATATGGCAATCCGCAATTGGCGAACGAAATGTCTGGTCCGGCTTCGAGCATTGTAATTTGTGCTGTCGGAGAAATGCGGCGCACTTTAGCTGCCGCAGTTGCTCCGGCTGCAACTCCCCCTATAATGATTATCTTTTCCATGTTTTTATCTGTTTTATTTTTATGAATTTTAATTTATTATCTGATTTTTTACCCCAAACCCCTGAAGGGACTTATGCTTCGAGCATCTGAAAAGTTTATAGATGGACGAAAGTCCCCTTTACGGGATTTAGGGGTAAACATCAATCGTTTATCCCACTTTTGCAATTTCTTTCAGTAAAAATTCTTTCGATTTAATTCCTACAAAACGGTTGACCTCTGCTCCATTTTTTAGCAAGATCATGGTTGGGATGTTTCTTACCTTGAATTTATTGGCCAGCGACTGGTATTGCTGAATATCAACCTTACCAACATGTGAGTTCCCTTTCAGTTCGGTGGCAACTTCGTTTAAAACAGGCGCCATCATGCGGCAGGGTGCGCACCAACTGGCCCAGAAATCGATCAACACCACTTTACCCTTTGTTTGCTGTTGAAAATTCTGTTCGGTAAGCGTTAATACTTTGGCATGGTCGGCTACCAATGGCGTGTTTTTCATTTGCGCCATCGCGATGTAACGAAAAACAAATACTGCGACTATGATTACTCCGATTACGATAAATGTTGTTTGCATTTTATTTTGATTTAAATTTTTACTTCTTGTATTTGTTATGATATTTTATGCGTTAACGGGTGCTGCGAATTCTTTATCGAGAATTGCAATGATTTGATTTTTGGTTTGTAAACCTGCAGTAGCTTTTACGACTTCGCCATTTTTGTAATAAATGGTAAATGGAATTTCCATCAGATTCTGCACTTCAGGCAAAGCATGAAAAAAGTACGATTCAGGATTGTCATATTCCATATCATAAATCTTTACATGACTGTATTTTTGCTCCAATTCTTCAGCAATACGGTAAACCGGAATACACAATGGCCCCATCCGTCCGCAGATGATAGTGACATTTTCATTTTCGTTGAGGATTCTTGCGTATTCTTCAGCGCTTTCGATGTGATTTAAGTTTGTGTATAACATGGCTGCTATCTTGAAATTGTTACGATACAAAATTACATCACCGATAGGGGCAAATAAAGATTTTAAGGCTGAAGCGCATCGACTCCTGAATTGAACTGCGACAACTTTTTAATTGATATAATTCTAACTTTACAGATATTTGTAATTTGTACTGGATTATGAAACCCATTCTCGAAACCGATCAGGAATTTATATGTGACATACAAGCGCCTTGTTTTCAAATGCTTTCTCAGGAAGAGGCTGAATTGGTTAGGGCAAGCAAAACTCAGGTATTGTTCCGTAAGGGTGATAATTTGACTAAACAGGGAGCATTTGCTTCGTATGCTTTGTTTGTAATCAATGGACTGGCAAAGCAATACATCGAGGGCGACACCTCAAAAAATTTCAACCTAAGAATTATAAAGCCTGGTGAATTTGTTGGCCTTTCAGCCGTTTTCACAAAAAATACATTTAATTATTCTTCAGTTGCATTGACTGATTGCCAGGTCTTTTTGGTCGAAAAGGAGGCTATTATCTCAGTAATAAAGCAAAACGGACAATTTGGGTTCAGTATGATCAAGCGGTATTGCGAGCAGAATGCCAATCTTTTTGATACGCTGCGATCATCGATGTATAAACAGATGAACGGAAGAATTGCGGAAACGCTGCTTTATATTGATGGCTTGAAGACAGAGAGTCCGGAAATATTTCAACTCCTTTCAAGAAAAGATATGGCCGACTTTGCTGGTATTTCAACCGAGAGCGCCGTCAAGCTCCTGAAAAGCTTCGAAAAAGATGGTTTAATTGAATTGCATGAGAAAGATATCGTAGTTGTCAATCACAAAGAATTGGTCGAAATCAGTAAAAAAGGTTAAATTGTGATTCTTGGTGCAAGTTTTCCGAACTTGTGGTGTCAAATAAATCAAATTCACATTTGACAAATACGAATGGACGAAGCCCAACTCATTAAAGGTATTCAACAAGGCGATCACAAATCATTTCAAATTCTGGTGGAAACCTACCAGCGAATGGTTGTGAATACTTGTCTGGGTATTGTCCATAACCAGGCTGATGCCGAAGATCTGGCGCAGGATGTATTTCTGGAAATCTTCCGAACGGCTGAAAAATTTAGGGGAGATTCTAAACTCTCAACGTGGTTGTACCGGATTGCCACCAACCGGTCGCTCAATCTGATCAGGAATAATAAACGAAAGCGCTTTTTTCAATCCATCGAAGAGACTTTTACCGGAGGGAGAAACCGATCCAGTGAAATATCCGAGAACCGTGCCGATCAGCCTGATCAGAACATGGCAGACCAACAGCGATCGGACTTGTTACACCGGGCCATTGATCGGCTGCCAGAGAAACAACGTATCGCATTTACCCTGAATAAATACGAAGAACTGCCCTATCAGCAAATTGCTGAGATCATGGAAATCTCTTTAGCTTCGGTAGAGTCGTTGATTCACCGGGCAAAGAAAAACCTTCAGGAGCAACTTTTAGATTGTTACAAAAGAAAGTGCGTCTGATTGCAAGTTTTTAAAACAAATGGTGTCATACATTAAAAGCAACAAAATGAAAAACGAGTGCATCCATAATGATCTGATTTTTTACATTGACAACGAATTGTCGGTTGAAAAAAGGACAGCCGTTGAAAAGCATCTGGAGGAATGTGCCGACTGCCGGAGCTTTTTAGCTTTTTTACAGGATGGTATGCAGGTTATTGAAAAGGAGAAAAATCCGGAGGTGTCGCCGTTCTTTTATACCCGATTAAATGCCCGGCTTGAAGAAAAGGAGGAATCTCGGGTGCAAAATCAGTGGGTTCGATTGGTGCAGCCTGCCTTCTTTTCGGTTCTGCTTGTTGCCGGAATTTATGGCGGATTAAAATTGGGCAGCAATGCCTCATCCCTTAAATCAGAGCAACATGCGACAAGCAGTATTCAAATGCTAAATGACTTTGATGCGGAACCTCTTGAATCATTTTTACTCGACGAATTATGAGCCTGACGAATAAAAACAGAACGCTAATCTGGATCATCATTATCCTGGTTGCTACCAATCTTTCGACCATCGGTTCTTTCTATTATCACCGATTGACGGAAACGAAAAACGAAGGAACAAAACAGGGAGAACAGATGGCAATTCCGGGGGAACAGCGCACCCGATTTTTCAGGGATCAACTGAACCTGACTGCGGAACAGCTCGATCAGTTCCGCGACATTAACCGGACTTTTAACCGAACAGCCAGAAGCATCGAAATGAATTTAGCTCAATTGCGCGAGGATATGATCACAGAACTGGGAACTCAAAATCCGGATAGTACACGCCTCGACCAAATAGCTATTGAGGTAGGAAATAATCATCGCGAACTCAAACAGGTAACAACCACATTTTACCTGAATATGAAAAAGATATGTACCGCTGAACAGCAAGCAAAACTGCATGAAATATTTCAGTCGATGCTCAACAAAGATAACCAGGTAAACCTTCCCAGGCCGGGAAATCAGGGAGGTCGATGGCGTAACCAATAAGTAATTTTTGAATGGTTTAATTATGAAAATAAGTCGAATAAATCGGGTTGCAGGGACATTCCTTGCCCTAATCGTAACTGCCGGAGCTGCAGTTTCAAATAATAATCCGGATGGAAAAAACCGGAATAATTCTCCTCAGGAGACCTGTGTTAATTCAATTTCAGGATTAAGTGAGTACCAAAAAGATCGGATTGTTGCCATGGAAACTCAAAATCAAAAAGTCATGAATGACCTTCGGGAAAGGCAACATTCAGCATCGGGAAAAGCCCAAAGGGAAGAGATCAAAAAACAAATAGACAAGCAAATTGAGAATCATGGAAATACGATAAAGACTGTGTTGAGCGCCGATCAGCAAAGGCAATACATTCAGTTTCAAAGTAACGGGGGCAATCCGAATCCACAGGGGCAAAGGCAAGGTGCCGGTAAAGGTTCTGGCAGGGGAAGTGGTTCAGGTGGTGGCCGTGGAAATGGGAATAAATGCCGGATGTAGAATGAAAATACGATTACCGAAATAATTCAATTTTTTGAAACACTAAATGTTTAACAATTAAAAACAACAATTATGAAAGCAAAGATTTTTTTAGCAGGATTAGCTCTTGTGGTAGTAGCAGCTTTAGCAAGCGCCCAAAATCCGGTTGGTAAAAAGGGGAATGGTAATGGAACGTGTAACGGAACTACCAAATGTGCTGCATTTGTCGATGCCAACAACAATGGTATTTGTGATACCTATGAGAATCGCACACCAAATGCAACAGGTAAAAAGGGAAATGGAACAGGAACTTGTACTGGCAACGGACAAGGACAGGGCAAAGGTAAAGGCAAAAACTTTGTTGATGCCAACAATAATGGCGTTTGCGACACTTACGAAGCCCGCACAAAAAAGTAAATATTTTCTGAATTGCAGAATATAAATAACCAATCTTCAATTAACAAAAAACCAGAAAAATGGAAGCAAGTATGAAAAATTTAGTGATTGGCAGCTTTATGGTTGCCTCGTTATTCGTGGCAAGTTCGTGCCAGAAAGATAATATGGGAAATGCGCAGTATGCAAGTGTTTTGGCAGTTTCGACCGATGGAACAACATCGGTTATTGAAGCTAATCTGAAATCGGCATTGATTACAACTTCAGACTTAACCGATAGTGAATTAGCTTCGATCTTAAAAATGAAGGAGGAGGAAAAATTGGCTCGCGATGTTTATTCAGTCCTGGCTCAAAAATGGGGAAGTGTTGTTTTCTCGAACATTTCGGCAGCAGAAAGCAATCACCTGAATGCCATCGTTCTGCTTATGACAAGCTACGGCGTAACCGATACCTCAATAGGCGAGGTTGGTGTATTTGCCGACCCGGTGGTTCAAGCTTTGTATGACGAGTTGGTTGCAAAAGCCAGCGTATCGGTTGAAGAGGCCTATAAAACCGGAGCTTTGATCGAAGAAATGGACATTAAAGATCTTGATGAAGTTCTTACAACTACCACCAATGAGAATGTTACCCTGGTGTTCGAAAATTTACTCAAAGGTTCGCGCAACCATCTCAGAGCATTTAATCTACAGTTGACAAACCTGGGAATTGTGTATACTCCAACCTATATTAGTCAAACTGATTATGATCTGATTGTAAATTCTCCAATGGAAAAAGGGAAACAATACCGCATGAATGGACAGGGAAACGGTCAGGGAAATGGTAACGGAAACGGTCAAAAAGGACAAGGAAATAGGGGCACAGGTACTTGCAACAATTAGAGATTTCTTAGTAGCTTAATCAAATAAAAACCGGCTTATGCTTCATAAGTCGGTTTTTTATTTGATTAAAGAATCGCCATTTTTCAGGAGTGCCCGCCAACAATAATACGCATGATCTTCAGATTCAAAACAATGAAGCGGCAGGCTTGCCAAATCAGGCAGCCCCGTAAGAATTTGGTTGATTTGGTGGGTAGTGGTGGATACGATTCGTCGTAATAACCACGTACAATATTTTTAGCCATCTTTTTAATATTTTGAGTGTTTATAAAATCAGATTATCTGGTTTATTCGGGAATTAGCCACCAGAAAGGATAGCCTTTGGCTTTATGAATAAACATATAATGAAGTACGATCTTGATCCAGTGTCCGGCCAAACCGGCTTCGCCCACTGTATAAGTAAGGTCGCGTCCCCATTGCGGATATTTCTCCCAATCAGGCACAATCGGGAAAACAGTCATCGTAGCAGCATTGCCTTTGATCATGCCATATCCGGCCGAAACCACGCAAGCAGCACCCATTTTTCCCATCGAGGCTTTGTGTTTGAAATCGGTTCGTCCAGTTTTTATTCGGTCAACAATATTCAGAGCCACAATCTTTCCAATTACTCCTGAAGGCATCCCGGTGCGTGGAGGGGCTGGGGTGATCAGTGTTCCATTTGGGCTTTTCATTGGTTTCGAAATCTGATGAGGCGGAGCAAATGCAATTCCAGTGGCAAAAATATTAGAGAAAGCTGGGTTTTGATACGTTGATGGCCAATCCTCAACCGACCAGTCCTCGAAAGCTTTTCCTGAATAATCAGCATCCACTTTCATGAAACCGCTTGGCGCAAATAACTGTGGAGTAATATCCTCGCCAGCTTTGTTGAATGCTTTCAATCCGGCGCCGGCAAAAGCTGGAATTAGCATCGCAAAATCGAAGGCGGCAGTTTTCATTTCGCCATCCAAAGTTTCGTAATGTGCAATTCCTTCTTCTATTTTGGTTACTCCGGCACGTTTGATCCAACGAATGCCATATTCAGCAAAAATTGATTCGCTGAAAACTTTGGTCGGAGTTACATAACCTCCACGCTTGATAAATGCGCCGCCCATTCCGAAGTCGCCCAATTCGTATTCGTTCGAAATCCAGGTAATTTCGGCTTTATCCTGAAGTCCACGGGCTTTAATCTGGTGAGCTACATTGAGTGCATACTCAAAAGCTGCGCCTTGACAGGTAGCTCCGGGATGACCTGTACCAATGAGGAAACGAAGTTTTTCGCCTTTTGCCATTCGATCCATGCAACCTTTCAGGGCATCCCAGGTTGCCACTGCATGATCACAAGAGCAAACCGAATGAGTGAACTTTCCGGGTCCGAGGCCTTCGGTGGCTGCAAAATTTAACTTGGGGCCTGTGGCATTAACAAGATAGTCGTAGTCAACATTTTCGGTTTGTCCCTGACGGGTTTTGTCGGTGTACTCAATGCTCACATAAGGTCGTCCCAATCCTTCATCACCTTCAGGATAAATGGCTGTAGCTTTGGCCTGCTTGAAATCAATTTTCCAGCGATCGTAAACCGGTTTAAGTTTGAACCGAACCTGATCGATGGTCATTTTTCCGACGCCAATCCAGATGTTGGAAGGAATCCATTGGTAATATTCTGCGGGACTAACAACAACGACCTGATGTTTCGAGCCTAGTTTCTTTTTTATGAATGCCGCAGCAGTGTGACCTGAGATTCCGGCACCCAATACAACAACTTTTGCCATAAAATGAAATTTAAAAGTCTGAAATGAGGAGAAGTGTATTTTTACTTGTTCTAAAGTTAAAAATAAAGAACTGATAATCTTCGTTTTTAACAACTTATTCTTTATTGTCCTGAATTGAATTTTCTACATCAGCAACGACAATAAAACACCTCCAACAATTACCCAAATAACATCTACTTTTCGCAGCAACAAACCAAATGCAACAAGTGTAAAGATAACATTGGCTAAATCCCAATGGATACCGTCGGTAAAACGATAAGTCACAACAGCCAGCAAACCAACAAAAGAGCACAAAATTCCGTTGATTACTTTATTGAATTGCGGATAGGAACTCAGCTTATCGAAAAACGGAATAATACCCATGAGTATCAGAAAAGACGGCGTAAATACACAAATGGTGGCAAGAATGCTTCCAACAATGCCAAAGTGCATGTACCCGAAAAAAGTCGCTGCAATGATGATAGAACCCGGAGTAACCTGCCCGAGGATGACTCCGTCCATAAATGTCTTCTCGTCGAACCAATGGAACAGTTCAACCAATTCGTGGTACATCATTGGCATAGCGGCTAACCCACCTCCAAACGAAAAAAGGTCGATACGCAGCATCATTGTCGCTAAAGTGAAGTATTCCCGATTCACAAAAAAGAGTATCGTTGAACAGACGATAACAAACAATAGTAAAATCAGGAAGAATCGAAAGGTTCTGGCTCTTGAAAATTTTCCGGAAGGAACAGCCACTTTTTTTGTTAAAACCAGTCCCAGCAAAGATGCAACAAGCAAAACCAACACTGGATTTAATTTGGTCAGGAATAATCCGGCGGAAATTATGGCAATAATCCAGTCGTTCGTATTCTGGAAATTCCTTTTGCCGAAAACATAAGCCGCATTGGCTACAATGGCCACTATAATGACCCTTAATCCACTTAAAACCGCTTCAACTCCTGAAATATTCTTGGATTGTTTGTACAGAACCGAAAGTATGAACATGATCAGAAAGGCAGGTAAACCAAATCCAACAAAACTTACAATTGCACCTCTAACTCCTTTTAATTTCAGGCCAATATAGGCTGAAAGCTGCATTACAATTGCTCCGGGAATAAGTTGACAAAGAGCCAATCCTGAATCGAAGGTACTTCCATCCATCCATTTTCTTGTGTCAACAATATGCTTCCGGATGTGGGCTGTCATGGCC is a window from the Aquipluma nitroreducens genome containing:
- the chrA gene encoding chromate efflux transporter → MKHKENPSYFELFLSFFWIGLTGFGGLAMTAHIRKHIVDTRKWMDGSTFDSGLALCQLIPGAIVMQLSAYIGLKLKGVRGAIVSFVGFGLPAFLIMFILSVLYKQSKNISGVEAVLSGLRVIIVAIVANAAYVFGKRNFQNTNDWIIAIISAGLFLTKLNPVLVLLVASLLGLVLTKKVAVPSGKFSRARTFRFFLILLLFVIVCSTILFFVNREYFTLATMMLRIDLFSFGGGLAAMPMMYHELVELFHWFDEKTFMDGVILGQVTPGSIIIAATFFGYMHFGIVGSILATICVFTPSFLILMGIIPFFDKLSSYPQFNKVINGILCSFVGLLAVVTYRFTDGIHWDLANVIFTLVAFGLLLRKVDVIWVIVGGVLLSLLM